The window TCGGATGGGAGTTTTTATTAACTAATACGTTCGTACTAAGGGTGAACAAGACGGTCTGTGGTCGGCTCACTCCCGAGGTGGAGAGACTCACGGACTGTCGACAGCCCACGAACGATGACAGACGAGACGAGATTACCCCAGGTCGGACCGCTTCCGAAGACGACGACTGCGACAACACGGGTCCCGGTTGCTCTCACGCGAATCGTGTGGCTCCTGTGGACGGTGAGTCTCAGTCTGGCGATACTCCGACTGTCGAGTTCCGAGAGCTGGTCGCTGCTGGGTGTGTTCTCGGTCGACGGGCTGACCGTCGTGATGTGGGTCGTCGTGACGTTCTTCAGCGGAATCGTCCACAGTTACTCGCGGCGCTACATGGCGGGAGACAGTGGGCTCACCAGATTTTTCGGCACCGTGTTCGCGTTCACGCTCGTCGTGATGGCGCTCGTCGCGGCGGATTCACTCGTCGTGTTCGCGGCGCTGTGGTTGACGATGGGGCTGGTGATGGCCACCCTCATCGGTCACGTCGATTCGTGGCAACACGCGCGCACGGCCGCCACATACGCCCGTCGCGCCTTCGTTGGAAGCAGTACGTTGCTGGCCGTCTCCTTCGCGACGCTGTGGTGGCACACCGGCGCGACGACCATCTCCGGTCTCGCCTCAGTGCAAGTCACACCCTCTGCGACTGTTCTGTTCGCAGTTGTGATGCTTCTGCTGGCGGCGATGATTCAGTCCTCACTGCTCCCGTTCCACACGTGGTTACTCTCGTCGATGACCGCGCCGACGCCCGCGTCGGCACTCATGCACGCCGGATTCGTCAACGCAGGGGGAATCCTGTTACTTCGGTTCGCACCGGTCGTCACTGCTGACGGCGGCTTCATGCTCGCAATCGTCGTCGTGGGCGCGACGAGTGCCCTCCTCGGAAAACTGCTGAAGACCGTGCAGACGGACGTCAAGAGTCAACTCGGCTGTTCGACCGTCGGAC is drawn from Haloferax litoreum and contains these coding sequences:
- a CDS encoding proton-conducting transporter transmembrane domain-containing protein; the protein is MTDETRLPQVGPLPKTTTATTRVPVALTRIVWLLWTVSLSLAILRLSSSESWSLLGVFSVDGLTVVMWVVVTFFSGIVHSYSRRYMAGDSGLTRFFGTVFAFTLVVMALVAADSLVVFAALWLTMGLVMATLIGHVDSWQHARTAATYARRAFVGSSTLLAVSFATLWWHTGATTISGLASVQVTPSATVLFAVVMLLLAAMIQSSLLPFHTWLLSSMTAPTPASALMHAGFVNAGGILLLRFAPVVTADGGFMLAIVVVGATSALLGKLLKTVQTDVKSQLGCSTVGQMGFMFMQAGLGFFGAAITHLVLHGFYKAYQFLSSGSSVEHGSPDGKYAVTQSAGITGAAATVLTALAGGVLFAVTTGEGLAFDSGLILAGLVVLTTMHATRETVHHTALPTVLRYGTIPLVFLPAIVVYAAVYKLIEHALVGVPIVTAPTELTPVHVVVAAAFVLSYVVIESGFYRRSTRLYVTLVNATRPASGTIVTTREEYNEH